Within the Naumovozyma castellii chromosome 1, complete genome genome, the region caaTTCTGGTTTCAAAGCAGAATCATTTTGCATTCTAATATTGACGACATCTGCGAAATTACCTACCAATCCACCAATGGCCCCGGAGAACATAGAACAGGGCAAGAGATAGACCATATCGTTGATGTGCCCTTGAGGAATCAAATTTTCCTTCATAAGATCGTAAGCACCGAATCTAACGGTGGTATAGGTACATTGTCGTAACACGGCCGCACTCAACCCAGAGTATAGGCCCATCACGTTCTCATTACGCAGGATAGTAGTAAGCATCCTGCCCAAAGTGGGCTTGGGGAGTGGTGCTGCTTGCAGTCTGACTTTGGCCAAGTCCAATGGATGTGTCATTACACAGGCGAAGATCCCTGCAGCACCTCCGTACCACCATGGGTACTTGATCTGTTTCGTTGGAGAGTCCGTCATTAAGGGGTTGGTGTGTTTGTAGTGGTAGTGTTAGTTAGGTTGCTGGTTCTCGAGAAGGGGAGCCTAGCAGGGCAGGTATGGATGTTATGTATTTATATAGATGGCACATGGATAAACAATTGTCCATTACGTAGTAACCATGGATGGGCTTTCTTGGCCTCAGTCATGACTACCCACAAAGTGACTGTCACGATTTTACGGAAACCAGGTCATAAACGCATTCACAGCGAAAACGGGCCGGATACTCATTTTTTGTATGGTCAGATGGAAGCcacaacaaaaaaaataacgaCAACTGCAGGACTCGAACCTGCGCGGGCAAAGCCCAAAAGATTTCTAATCTTTCGCCTTAACCACTCGGCCAAGTTGCCTCAATATTTTACATTTGTTCGGTTCTGACCATTTACACCAACGGTAGACAAGATCATGTGATTAACACGGATTTGGGTAATAAGACTCAATTTTGGTAAGTAGTTGAAAAGAGTACACCATTTCAAGTACTTAGTACTCTTCACAACACTAAAAGGCGCTCGTAATAACTCATTCAATCCATTGTAATGTCGCGCGCACGCCATTCGTGAATTTAAGGGTTTACTAAGCATTCATCCAGAATGTTACATTGAAGGAAAACAATGAACAGCTTCCATAACGACACAGCACCATCAGTTCAGGAGATATTCCTATAGTTGACCTCCAATACTAACTGTTTAGAAAGGAAATGCAAATTGTACCCCCCAGATTCCCGCCACCAACTGAACTATCAGTAGATGCCCCTCGTCTTTTCACATCTACAAACAGAGATCACCAAGATGTCTCGTCATCCTCGATGCCTACAGAGATTGTATACCAAATTCTCACCTACCAGTTCAATGATTTCATGAATAATGACCATCCAGGGACTTCTGAAAAGTTTAACGAGaatttaagaatatttctAAGAAGTAACCTCACCGTGAACAAAGCCTTCTATCACATTTGCAAAGTGCTAATCTACAAATACTGCAATTTTACCACAGCCAAACGATTCCATCATCTTTTAAAAACCATCGAGACTCACAAGGAGGTGAGAAACATCATTCAAGTGgctgattttgaagaattgacCTCCATTGGGTTGGGTAGAACAGGTGAGATGAATAAGATGATTAAAAATTTAACTAATGAAACccttttgaaattcttgcAATTGACAAGGGCAAATTTAAGAGAGTTCCTGGCATGTGAACAGATTCAAGATGATTTGGATGACAAGATTATATATTTCCTTCTTAAACCGGGGAAAAATTTAAGTGTCCTAGACTTCTGTGGATGCTCTGGTCCATCCTTCACGACAAGTCTTATCGATGCTCTGGAACGATTATATCCACGGGCGGAGAATAgcaatgaagaagaagatagaGAAGAGGGAGAAGAAGTAGATCCAAATCAAATACAACCATTAGAATTTAATTATCAAATTACATGTCTTGGATTGAATGATTGTACAGATTTACCCTCTTTTGTCGTTGGAAGAGTATTACAGATGTTACCagaattacaaaaattAGATTTATCCCATACTtccattgatgatgaagtgTTATTGCATAAAATAccacatttgaaaaaccTTACTCATTTTTCCCTCGCCTCATGTCTTCAATTATCACCAAGATcaatattggaattttttAGTAATCATCCATGTGTCACTGATGAAAACAATTCCACCACTTTAGAATGgttgaatttaaattgcATCTCGAATCATTCCACTGTTTGGAATGACGTACATACAATGTTCCtcttaaagaaattatgtCAACATGGTCATAATAAGACATTACagtatttaaatattggtGGATTACCATTACATCAGGCATCATTtatcaaatcattcaaaaGCAAAGTAAATGTACAAAAATATTACCCATGTCAAGATACATTACAATTTATAAAGATAAATTTCCcacatttgaaaagtttaaGCATTAGAGGTAATAACGtttccatttcaaaattagtAGAATTCCTTTCCCCCAATGAATATGAAGAAGTAAGTGAAGTGACAGGATTGGAAGAAcaacatttgaaattcttaaatATCTCAAATAATCcacaaataaacaaatgGACCATCCAGGATCCAACTTTATTTACATGTTCCTCATCACTAATGGCATACGAAATCTCATTTGATGCATGGcaacaaattgaaaaatcaaatccGAATCATGAAATTATAgcaatgaaatatcatACAGATTTCAATTCTCGTTCTTCCATGTTGAGAGATTCTCAAAAAGCTGAACCAGTGAAATGGCAATGTTATATCGATTCGTCCTATGGAAGAAGGTATTGGATTTACAAGACTGACAAATATTTAAACCGTGCCGATTTATTCCAAATGTCAAATATGATTAAATATGACTCTGATGGACAcaagattattgaaattgttaaaCAACCagattttttgaaatttgcACAGGCAAAGATTATGTTAGGTTGCGGTATCGTTTCACAAAGcaatattagaagaaaCTTGTCATATCGAGACTTTAAACCTCCTATATCACAATTCTTGACTAGAAATGGTGGAATAACTTTTGGAGATACACCACAACCAATTATCACTCCAAGACTACCACCTGGTGGGTGGAGGATTATTCATGATGATAGCGAAGATATAGAGTATGAAAGCGACGCACGTACAATAACTCCACAAATCTCAAATACACTGCATTCCATTAACGAAGAAAGTACAGCTACTATTCCCTCGGGAAATGATGATACTATAATTGTAGAAAATGAAGCAGAAGATGATATCGATGTCGATTTAAGAAATGGGTTGTATTGGGATAGATCCATTCAAAATTTACAATCTCTGTCCATCCAGGGACCACCTCaggaaaatgatgatgaatatcTGAACAACCCGGAACtgcaaagaagaagatcacAATTAAGTCTGTTAAGGTCCCGTTCCATGACAAATTCCCGCTCCAAATTATGGCCGCCACCACATAACAACagtgaaaataatattttgggCATTATGAGACCACCACTTTCTAATACATCTTCTACTGTGAGTATCATGAcaaagaagttgaagaGACAgcagaaattgaaaacagATTATTATTACGATCATCCAGAAGAATACATCTACAACAGGAACGATCCGGTGATGACAGAAAGATACAGAATCCATTTCGAGCTAGtgaatgaatttaaagTCTTTGGGAACATTGAGCGTGGAATGTATAGATATTACAGCTTGAAGACATAGATACTACGTAGCCCGCCATAGCATAACTCTCTCGTTCATTGATGGATCACACGATTTTATTTTTCGTGTCGCTGTCCTTTTCTGACGCGCGGAAGCAAAAGTGCGGAAAGTAAATAGTAAACAAAGAAACCtctaaattttgaaaaaaaaggCTATCAAAAGATAAAGGATTAGCCCATTCAAGGTAAGTAGGTGCATCAATCTAAAAGGCAAGTAACGAGAGTATTAATTGATCTTACTAAACTGGGAAGAAACAATTTGAGTTGAACTATCGAGAACGAAAACTGCCAATCCTTTTTCGTGTCTCATTCAACTGCTCATTGCCAAAGCAAAATCAACAGCTTATTTAACATCCAACCAACGCATTTAATATACTTTCCATTCTATTTACAAGAGCCCAGAGTTAACCTTCTGTATAAATACATTTTTCTCATGCCGTTTGCGGGTTCATCGCAAAAGTTTCAATCTTCCCATGAAACATTCCCTTCCGTTAATGATCAAAATATCGAGTCAAGGAGGTCCATATTCATCGAACAAACGGAAGATGCTGATAGTAATACGGGAGCTAGTGGTTACACAgtatttattgatgaaaatagaTTTTCTGATATGCTCCTAGCGCATTCTAGaagtgatgatgatgatgatgacgatgatgatgatgacgatgatgatgatgaagaagattcgTTAGAAACAATAGAGtcatcaaaatttgataCATCGCTATCACAGGACCTCAgattttctaataatataCGACGAAACCCAGCTCTCGAACAATTCTCTGAAATACAATTACATGCCATTATCAATGGTGCTCCAGCGGACGTCACATCAAGAACAACATCCAATACAACgaaatataatattattgatcCTAACAAGACTCAACCCATACGAAGTAGCTTTGATAAATCCAATCCACAACACAAGCATGCATCCATCACTACTGATTCAAAACGAAGTAGCGGAAACCAAAGCCAGCATTCCAGTCTTGCGGATCGAAGAAGGCAAGAAATACTATCGTCTCAGAGGCATAGCAGTACGGGGACAATAGCCACAGCATTACTGATGAACGTTGAAGAATCTCCTGCTAAATCATCTAAACGTAATAGTAGTGACTGTTCATCGAAACTGTCATCTAATTATAATAGAGGCGGTCCACAACACCTACAAACGATTCCAACAACTCATCATATCGACAATAGGAGAGAATCCAATTCGCCGACGACTCCGACAAAGATAAATAATGACTCAACTGACATGGATCCTTCATATACATCAACTATCCTTTATGATAATACTATAGAACCAATCCTTGAAGAAGCTGTTAaactattgaaatttgaaatgaAATCTCCATATTCCCATACACACAAGGTATCACTCTCATTGGATAGTCATAATTTGAATAACACCCTTGACCCTGGAggtgatgaggatgatactaatgaagatgatgaacGATTCATACCTCAAAACTTCAAGATGGCATCAAAACCATCCGTTTCTTCAGGAGAAGCTGATTTATCCCAACTTTCAATACAGACAGACATTAAAAGAATTTACGCCATCCCACATAGTCCCTCATTGCTAAGTAACCATATTTCTATACCTAAGATCAAGAAATATGTTGGCTCATCAAATTTAGCCGTAACTCCAGAGAGCGGTGCTGAAGAGACTTTTAATGAAGAGGGAAAAGAGGATGACATATACCACGATTCCCatgagaaaaaaataaaaagtatTCCAATCTTACGGGATATATCTGGTTCAAGTAGATGGAGAATGACACCATCAATGCATCTAGAGGAATTTTATTCTCCTTCAAAACCTACTTCTAAGAGTCAACTTACTCACCAACGCCAAGAAGAAGGGAACgaagaattcaaagaaaatcCTGTTGAAACCGTAAAAGTGGAACATCCCCAAGAAACAGAACACCCACCCCCCGAATCTCAAATAGGAAATGCATATATGACCATAGAACGTAATAATAAACACATCGGAACCGAAGAAATGCATTACAATcataaaaatttcaatgacATTGAACAGAACATACCTAAGCaacaaattgataattCGTCTGTAGCTTCTTTCGACTCACAGaacttcaaattttttcaaatatacTCGTGGCAGAGGATTTTGCTTGTCATATTTTGTTGTATGCTTGTTCCACCatcattttttattattgcGGTAAAAAATCCAATCATTTCCAACTATAGACTCATGCGAATGCTTATGAACAAGGAACATAGACTTGGCTTGTATAAAGGATTCATTTGGGATGTTGATTTAACATGGTTCAAGAATCTATGTTTAGTTCTCGGATGTATAGAACTATTATGCATTTTTGCAGGAATTGGTATCGGATTTGGCGTCGGTCTGACAcgaaaataattttatattCATCTTACCTGTCGGGTTTGACTAACAGGACAATTGTTTCCAAAATGGACTCTTATTAGGTTACGATCATGTAATAATAACTGCATATATCTATAGTTATAAATGGCTACataattaaaattataGAACATATAATACAACATTTCAAGTTATAAAAACGTATCCCATTCTTGGTTGCTCCACAATTGGTCGTATAGATCATTTAAGTCTGTGTTATTGACAAAGTCATCCAAAGTGCCAATATTAAAGCCAGAGGTTGGAAGATTACTATCATTAGAACGAGATTTGGTAGGATCCTGCAACTCACCGACCATcgattttttcttcaagtcGCTGAGATTACCATTTTGTAGTTGAGGTAAAGGAGACATAAAAGTACCATCTGCTTGTTTACCAAAGTTAATGTCAGGGTTGAATGTCTTGGCATTGGAGGGCGAATTTATTATGGTTGAAGGTATATCACTGATAGACTCAGTGAGCTTTTTGATAAAAGGTTCTCGTCTTTTAAGTTCCTCTGAATGAAAATGAGTGTCATCTTctatcattttctttactCTTAGATGTAGACCAGATTTTTCAACTGGTTTCAATAGATATTTGAATGTGTAAGCTTTACTGTCTAAGATTAGTTCTGGAATATCGGCGATATCTGGGGCCTCAGAACataaaatcaaattcagTCCATCTGcatcaattttttcctcatccatatatgaaattaaagTCATTCTAGTAACTGTACCCAAGACTGAAAACTCACTACAAAAAGTTTTGTAGGATTCACTCTTGAATaccttttcattttcttcattattacggaaaattgaaatattgtGAACCCGCTTAAAAACCCTTAAAATTGTTATAACATCTTCCTTAGTCACTAAGTCGCCTATTGTAAAGGCTTTGGTgattattaaaataaagACAAGCTGGTAGTATTTCAGCAGCTGGCAAATGCTATAATCACTTTCACAGCCAAGTAAAATATTGTTCATTTCGATCCATACTTTATAAAGTTCAATACCAGCCTTACTTAAAGGAGCTGCCATCTCTCTTCTTTTACATTCCTCTGTCAATCTTGATACAATATTGGTAGATGAAGCCAATATCCCACACAGTATATTGCCATAGAGAAATACAAAATGTTTCGCAATCTCAGAATCTTCTTGTGAGATATCCGAAGACCTAGCATAGGAGCTATCCATATTAGCAATTGTAAATAATCGCATAGTTTGACCCTTTAGACAATTAAGTGCCTTCTTACcttcattaaattctttaaaggTTTCTTCTAAAAGTCTTGCTCTCAAAATAGGATGCTTTGCACTATTCTGGATGGAAGTATATCTATCAGCATATAATATCTTCCTTTGAAAGTGACCAACTAGCTGTAAAGCTGCACATCTCCCATAGAATGCCAGTGACTGCACAGACATTAAATTTACCAATTGTTGAGGAACGGAGTTTATTTTCGTTAACAGATCTTTGTTATTCAGAAGACCAACTTTGATAAACTGTTGAGGTAAGAGGCAGGTCATAAATGTTTCATTTATAGAAGAAATATGCCCAGTTTGAAGACATAAATGTTTCTCCAAACAATACAGTTCCCACCAtagttttcttcttttttcggcaataatttcatccaaaCCAACATAATACTCCCAACGAGGAAGACCAATGTGCTTTGCGCACTCTAGTGCCACATTTAGCATCCTTTCGAAGCTATAAAGTTGTTTGGAAGatctaatattttttaacaATGATAGCAGTGTCtctaaatattctaaaGTAAGGCAAATTTCTCTGTTGTTCAAAGTCAAATTAAAATAGTGGTAACATAGTGTTCGTAATTGATCATCAAGCTGACAAAAAGATCGGAAGGTATTATCATCGCTTTCTAAAACTTTATAATTTGCTTTCGTGATTCGGACTAAAAAGTTCACAAATTTCGTTTTATTGATGGAAAACATTTTGACTACATGTGAAAACATTACAGCACTATTCTGTGATGCATATAATAAATCGTGAAGAGTACTTGATGTGATTTCCGTCGTGAAAGGTTGTGGAAACATCATAATAATTCGGAAGACCAAATTGTTCTCCATCTCTGTCATCGAGTTAGGCAAAgcaattgatgatgataaattctCTGGAATAGAAATGGTTTGCCACTTGCCTAAGTATACATCGAGGGGGTTACCAAAATAGCGACACTGTTCATTCTCTTGAAAACAGCCTATGTCAAAAATCCTCAGCATAAGATAAACAGTTTCTTTCATAGAGTAAGAgttcttaatattatttatattcaaaagataTTTCCTAAGAAGAAAGGCTATACCTCGTAAGGAAAAAACCTGGATTGGTGAAAAAAGTCCTCTGGCGACCTCCACACTGGGACCTTGTGACAATATAGGATTAGAATTTATGTTAAAATCTGAACCTACGGTCGAGTCTGACCATGTGGCAAATCTTGCTAAACAAACCTTATCtctatatttatttttcattaattcaGTTTCTATCGATTTAGAATCCTTTTCGGTATTCTGAACCACTTCTTGTAGTTTGGATAGATCTATCTGCGGTTCCCAATTATTAAGTAATTTTTGCAATTGAGATGTTACATTCTGCTTAATATTTAAAACCAATGGATTTGATTCGGGGAGATCTTGTAGCTGCTTCAAGATCGTTTGTAATTCAATTAAACATTTCTGGTTCTCAGAGTCATCTTTGTAAAGGCCATCATTCCCGGAGATTAAAAATACCGGAGTTGTGAGTAGATTTTCAGTTCTAAAGTAATAGTCTACGCTATCCAAAGTGATCAAATCATGTGATGGTTCAGTTTTTGGTTTAACGCTATGCATCGAATTTCCATGATGAAACTCAGTCTCGCTAGGTTTGCTCGAGAAATTCATGGGTGTCATTCCATTGACTGGTTCAAAGACACAAAGACAACCATATATTTCACAGTTGGGGCATGGTTGGATTCCCgaacattttattttccttctcctGCAATTTGAACATGCTCTAGATGATCTCagttttttgattttgcCATTGGATGTATGCACCATCTCCTTGttaatcttcaaagataaaCTAAAAGCAAATGAGTAAGGAGGGAGACTTGTGAGAAGAAGCTAGTTTACTTAGAGATATACAGAAAGTATTGTTCGAGGGAATTATTTCTGCTAGTTTTCCCATTGGATTGATCAGTCTTtaagtttgaaatttcaaaatcgGACTCTTGTCAAAGGCATAATACCAAATTGTTACCAAGAATGGAAATACAAAAGTCAGtgaattcttgaattttcGTGGCTATATTTAACGTTAcgtaaaaaaaattgttgttaATAGTAAGTAACTTATCGAGGTAAGAATAGTTATTGAATTGTTATATAGTTTATAAACAAGTTGCCATATATCAAAGTGGGAGTTATTCCACTTTGTTTGATCTACTGATATGAATCCGGAATATTATCATTCCAAAGGACACTGTACAAATCGTTTAAATCTGTGTTATTAACGAATTCTTCTAGTGTCCCCAGATTGTAACTTTTAGATGGattattatcaatggaagaaaataagaatgGAGTTTGTGTCTGTATTTCCGCTTGTAATTCTTGATCTGGTAATTGATATAATAATTCCTGTGGTGGCTGGGGTGAACGAGCCTGAGGGGACGTTGTAGTTAAAGGTGACAACGTGTTCATTACATTTGGCGTCGTTATTGTCTTTATTGATGGTAGAGGAGGGTGATCAGTGGGGCTCATATTTTTACTTGGTGAGATTGGTTGTAACAAGGTTGCAGGATATAATTTAACTGCGTTGTAATGAATTGGAACTGGCATTTGAGGTTCATTGGAATTCACAAATGAACTTTCCTTCAGTGATTGgatctttttcaaattcatgAATTTTTTATCATTCTCTAACATTTGCTTGACATTTAAGTGAAGTCCCGATTTTTGAACAGCCTCTAAAAGATATTTGTATATATGGGATTTATAATCAAGGATAACATCAATCAAATCCACAACATCGGCACcattgattattattatatttttcaggTCTTCCACTGATATATTATGGTTACTCATAAAATCGAGTAATAAAATACGAGTAAGGATTATGGACAATGAAAAACTTCTTGAAAATCCCTTCAAAGTGCGAGAGGTTAAAACTTGCTTGTTGGAATCACTTTCGAGGTATAGGAAAAGATTTTCCAAACGTTTGAAGATTCTTAAATTTGTCAAaagatcttcttctttgaaaaaattggagTCATTAAAAGTCTTTGTAATTGTCAATAAAAACACTATCAAATATGGCATCATCCCTCGCCAAACAGCAtaatcattttccaaagtgaCGAGAAGTTTCCCCATCCCTACCCACGTTTTGTAAAGTTCATTGGCATAGTCATTCAATCTATTTGTAACTATTTGTGGCCTTGGCCAAACTGATAGTCTAgaaatcaaattattaGCAGAACTTAGAATTGTACAGAACATGTGTTCTTGAAACAAGACATGATTTGTCGCCACAAGTACATCTTCCTTTAATAAGTTAGAATAGCGTGGATTCGATTGATCAGttacaatttcaaataatttatatgTTTGCTCTTTGactttatcaaaattggCCTTTAATATGTCAATTTGGTCAAAGACTTCATTGAGTAGTCTAACTCTTAAGCATAGAGGTTTAGCTGAGTTCCTTATGGATGTGAAATGTTCAGAATATAATACATTTGCAAAAAATTCACTTGTTAGTTGGAATAGGGCACATTCACCATAGTCTCTGAGTGAAGTAATGGACATGCtatcaaaaatttcatttctaGATACATCTTGAACTCTCTGTATAAAATCTTTGTGATCGACAAATCCAACATCTCTAAACTCTTTAAACAATAGacaattcattttttcatcattgatGGAAGACAATTCACCTGTTCTCAAAGAGtaaaatttttcacaaCGATATAATCTCCACcataataatcttttcctttctgCCACAACTTCATCATACCCGACATAATATTCCCAACGATGTAGACCCATCTTGTATGCACATCCAACAGCGACTGTTAAGACTTTTTCCAGACCGTAATGCTCATCTAACCATGTCTGATGTTCTAATAGGGCTaacaatatttccaaatattccaatgaATTGTATTCATCCAAATGGTATAATGTGGCATTATAATAACTATAACATAGAGTTAGTAAGATATCATCCACTTCTGAATCATTATAGATATCTTCATTGAATGCGGATGGATCTTTCATATTACGAGATGTAATATTCAACATTGACTTTTCAACATTATTTTTGTGAGCAGAGTACATGTTAATTAGGAGACTGAacatttccaaatcattattcatTGTTGCTACCAATTGTGGATATGTCACTGttgttaatttttcaagaaatgtGGATGGTAATTTagataaaagaaaaaggacCTGATCCTTATTATTGGCACCTTTGGGACTTGTTGTAGAGGATGAAGGACTTCTTATCACTGGAGAATTAAATTGAGCATCTTTcctttgtaaataataCTCCAATGGGttggaaattgataaaCAACTCTCGTTAAGATATATGCAACAAATATCGAAGAATCTTAACATCATATAGACTGTTGCCTTTAAGTAATCtatatttaatgaagatgcTTTACTAATGACATGTCTGTGTAGTAGGAACCCAATCCCACGCAACGATAATGTTTGAATGGGGGAGTATAACCCAAATACTTCATCGATTAATGGTAATTTGGAGAAGAATTCAGAGTCTTCATCTgagtttttcaaattatttttaccTTGGAACACTGAAAAACTTGTTAAATTAACTCTATCTCTATATTTGTTTTTCATAAGTAAAGTTTCGATCGATTTATCATCATACTCTGGGCCAAAACTGGATGAATTTACTGAATTGTTTAAATTGATCTTAGGTTCCCATTTATCCATATATTCCAccatttgtttcttaataGTTTCGATTGCCTTCAGTATGACAGGATTATCACCGGGTAGTGAtttcaattgttttatAGCGCCTCTAAATTTATCTATTTGTTCTCTTATACCCAAATCGTCCTCATATAACCCATTACTTGCCGATAGTTGGCTATTCTGTTGTTCCTGGTCATTAAGTGAGAATGCAAATTCTGAATCTTCTGTGATTCCATCGCGGGATTCCAGCGGAGACGCCAGCAATGGCAAGTTTTCACTTGATCTCAAAGGAACATTACCATTCTTGATAGaatcaaattgaatacCTGACTCATTGAAACGTTCCTCATTAGCGTATGCTCCCTCGTTCCAAGGGGTAGTAGGAACAAAAGTTGTATTATCAGTATTAgtattagtattattatttacagAAGAGCCATTAATGGGCA harbors:
- the NCAS0A03580 gene encoding Zn(II)2Cys6 transcription factor (ancestral locus Anc_4.113), with the protein product MDTNTTAPTVADQSSNSGSSPNNVKIKRPRKKVSKACANCRRRKIKCTGTYPCSNCAAYQCECIFDDLKEDSSNPSTVGGTTQKVTKTKRKSHTKKHNEEAASQQLKFDETNSVHVGILPINGSSVNNNTNTNTDNTTFVPTTPWNEGAYANEERFNESGIQFDSIKNGNVPLRSSENLPLLASPLESRDGITEDSEFAFSLNDQEQQNSQLSASNGLYEDDLGIREQIDKFRGAIKQLKSLPGDNPVILKAIETIKKQMVEYMDKWEPKINLNNSVNSSSFGPEYDDKSIETLLMKNKYRDRVNLTSFSVFQGKNNLKNSDEDSEFFSKLPLIDEVFGLYSPIQTLSLRGIGFLLHRHVISKASSLNIDYLKATVYMMLRFFDICCIYLNESCLSISNPLEYYLQRKDAQFNSPVIRSPSSSTTSPKGANNKDQVLFLLSKLPSTFLEKLTTVTYPQLVATMNNDLEMFSLLINMYSAHKNNVEKSMLNITSRNMKDPSAFNEDIYNDSEVDDILLTLCYSYYNATLYHLDEYNSLEYLEILLALLEHQTWLDEHYGLEKVLTVAVGCAYKMGLHRWEYYVGYDEVVAERKRLLWWRLYRCEKFYSLRTGELSSINDEKMNCLLFKEFRDVGFVDHKDFIQRVQDVSRNEIFDSMSITSLRDYGECALFQLTSEFFANVLYSEHFTSIRNSAKPLCLRVRLLNEVFDQIDILKANFDKVKEQTYKLFEIVTDQSNPRYSNLLKEDVLVATNHVLFQEHMFCTILSSANNLISRLSVWPRPQIVTNRLNDYANELYKTWVGMGKLLVTLENDYAVWRGMMPYLIVFLLTITKTFNDSNFFKEEDLLTNLRIFKRLENLFLYLESDSNKQVLTSRTLKGFSRSFSLSIILTRILLLDFMSNHNISVEDLKNIIIINGADVVDLIDVILDYKSHIYKYLLEAVQKSGLHLNVKQMLENDKKFMNLKKIQSLKESSFVNSNEPQMPVPIHYNAVKLYPATLLQPISPSKNMSPTDHPPLPSIKTITTPNVMNTLSPLTTTSPQARSPQPPQELLYQLPDQELQAEIQTQTPFLFSSIDNNPSKSYNLGTLEEFVNNTDLNDLYSVLWNDNIPDSYQ